The Actinomycetota bacterium genome includes a window with the following:
- a CDS encoding WYL domain-containing protein codes for MVYTGGTKGRSRRITPTGLFANRGHIYLEAYCHLDNTSKSFRIDRIMSMEVET; via the coding sequence ATGGTCTACACCGGCGGGACCAAGGGACGCAGCAGGAGGATAACCCCCACCGGCCTCTTCGCCAACCGGGGCCACATTTACCTGGAGGCTTACTGCCACCTGGACAACACCAGCAAGTCCTTCCGTATCGACCGCATCATGAGCATGGAGGTCGAGACATAA
- the istA gene encoding IS21 family transposase, protein MNERRDFMYREEWWVNARALRKQGMSYKDIGLALGIDWRTAKKLCESEELPRPRERERASKLDPFKLLIDTWLEMRPKLEASLVTDRLQGLGYDGSYTIVKDYVRERKQQMANLAVMRFETVPGYQAQADFGKLKVQFLSGWLHIVFLVVMLGFSRLRRTTLVPDETRTSLISGLTDTFYAIDGVTYEILLDNLKPVVIRPRSRDEEALLAEEWLRFCAYYGVQANPCWPYRAQTKGKVERLIGPVKRFVSSRSFLDVEHLAAEIAAWDHAYSSRVHSTTGRAPYDRFELERPHLLTLPPEPFFYATVEVRRVSRECRVSFEGNRYSAPAQYAGAEIMVRATPTEVHLLSREGAMICAHRRRERGLGVTVMVEEHYRGVPGAAQAFTHLERLQGMGLSPFEVEKRDLSVYEAVAGGDHR, encoded by the coding sequence TTGAACGAAAGGAGGGATTTCATGTACCGAGAGGAGTGGTGGGTGAACGCCCGAGCCCTGAGGAAGCAGGGAATGAGCTACAAGGACATAGGGTTGGCCTTGGGTATAGACTGGCGCACGGCCAAGAAGCTCTGCGAGTCCGAGGAGCTGCCGCGGCCCAGGGAGAGGGAAAGAGCCTCCAAGCTGGACCCCTTCAAGCTCCTGATCGACACCTGGCTGGAGATGCGCCCCAAGCTCGAGGCCTCCCTCGTAACCGACAGGTTGCAGGGCCTGGGATATGACGGTTCCTACACCATCGTCAAGGACTACGTGCGGGAGAGGAAGCAGCAGATGGCCAACCTGGCGGTGATGCGCTTCGAAACCGTGCCCGGCTACCAGGCCCAGGCGGATTTCGGCAAGCTCAAGGTGCAGTTCCTCTCCGGCTGGCTCCACATCGTATTCTTAGTCGTCATGCTGGGGTTCTCCCGCCTCAGGCGCACTACCCTGGTCCCAGACGAGACCAGGACCTCCCTCATCAGCGGGCTCACCGACACCTTCTACGCTATAGACGGCGTCACCTACGAGATCCTCCTGGACAACCTCAAACCGGTGGTTATCCGTCCCCGCTCGCGGGACGAGGAAGCCCTACTCGCTGAGGAATGGCTGCGCTTCTGCGCCTACTACGGCGTTCAGGCCAACCCCTGCTGGCCATACCGCGCCCAGACCAAGGGCAAAGTGGAGAGGCTCATCGGCCCGGTGAAGCGCTTCGTCTCCTCCCGCAGCTTCCTGGACGTCGAGCACCTGGCGGCCGAGATCGCCGCCTGGGACCACGCCTACAGCTCTCGGGTCCACTCCACCACCGGCCGGGCGCCGTACGACCGCTTCGAGCTGGAGCGGCCCCACCTGCTGACCCTGCCCCCCGAGCCCTTCTTCTATGCCACGGTGGAGGTGCGTCGGGTGTCCCGGGAATGCCGGGTCTCCTTCGAGGGCAACCGCTACTCGGCGCCGGCACAGTATGCCGGAGCCGAGATCATGGTGCGTGCCACCCCCACCGAAGTGCATCTCCTCTCCCGCGAGGGGGCGATGATCTGCGCCCACAGAAGGAGGGAGCGGGGTCTGGGTGTGACGGTCATGGTGGAGGAGCACTACCGCGGGGTCCCGGGGGCCGCGCAGGCCTTCACGCACCTGGAGAGGCTTCAGGGCATGGGACTCTCGCCCTTCGAGGTGGAAAAGAGGGACCTCTCGGTCTACGAGGCGGTGGCCGGTGGAGATCACAGATAG
- a CDS encoding ATP-binding protein yields the protein MEITDSLVSLGLEATASGLEELISHATAEGWSFAQFLSETVSQELSSRARKRETMLMRLSHLPQAKTLASFDFTCVPDPDPRVISELATLRFVESRENVLLLGPPGWARAIWPSPWRWRP from the coding sequence GTGGAGATCACAGATAGCCTCGTCTCCCTGGGCCTGGAGGCCACCGCCTCCGGGCTGGAGGAACTCATCTCCCACGCCACGGCCGAGGGATGGTCCTTTGCTCAGTTCCTCTCAGAGACGGTATCCCAAGAGCTTTCCTCCCGAGCCCGCAAGAGGGAGACTATGCTCATGCGCCTCTCCCACCTCCCCCAGGCAAAGACCCTGGCCTCCTTTGATTTCACCTGCGTTCCCGATCCAGACCCCAGGGTGATATCCGAGCTCGCCACCCTGCGTTTCGTGGAGAGCCGGGAGAATGTGCTGCTTTTAGGCCCGCCGGGGTGGGCAAGAGCCATCTGGCCATCGCCCTGGCGGTGGAGACCATAA